From a region of the Gordonia sp. PP30 genome:
- a CDS encoding glutamate synthase-related protein, with the protein MRPESTAAATLWDPAGEKSSCGVGFITRKDGVQSHDVITMAAEALCSVPHRGGINAEGVGDGGGVSMDLSQAFFRKITGQRDLRLGRFCVGNFFLPGDDAAASQAARLITSTMTDRGFTVLADREVPVDDSALPPAGPAAQLPIRQWVFAAPDPCPSPAGLDLLVQEALLHIEAIGYADPALTGLYPLSLSARTQVLKGRLSSHEVIDYFVDLADPDHAVHTLYFHTRFSTNTDPHPTIAQPFRYLAHNGELNTDKKNRIAQTTAAAAARRTVVRPPGQSDSSRLDQTVATRVIEDGLDLVTAIVSMMPPAWENDLTLSPRVRAMFEYFSLYEEKNDGPAAVVFGDGTVIGARLDRLGLRPLRSVETADYLCVFSEAGQIDIEPSTVLSRGRVRAGGMIYYDHREQRTYTTDEVYEKLAAAADYPALLAAAKVDLAELTGVDGPRQTPPATTLTDHQRYRAYYLDQESFRFFLDPMIETGGELISAMGFGLAINALTDREPSVARFFSQRFAQVTNPPLDSIREADAMTMRVALGARPQVFASARARGDESATSCQIVLTSPVISGDQLDVLTTQRRVPVAEFDATSPVPGEAGGAAALSAAIETLCDDVVAFAGAAGGIAVLTDRRIGPDAMALPMVFAVSAVNQRLIAAGLRLRVSIVVDSGQVESSHHLALLLGFGASAVHPHTVLRRAVDMFGPDGAGAAFDRWRKAAEKSLGKTMGRVGLCTVESYIGGEFFEPNFLDTDDPDLHRWFGTMTSPAGGVGLAPIADALVAAHTAAMTGELTGDRDLPLLGLFKERADGAGHSFGATAVRRWEEMNAAGLTYDGAERDSPDAVGAGAPDALRTLTLAELNSAFGLTAKVYDGSGYDRLTDEQIDGFAITDAYRMFAADIAAARAERPSTVRDVLAIAPAGDAVPLELVMPAHEITPAFASGAMSHGALVAAAHEAVAHGTNMVGALSNSGEGGEHISRYGTLRASAIKQFASGRFGIWAGYLADPNLRELEIKIGQGAKPGEGGQLPAAKVTVEIAAARGGTPGVELISPPPHHDTYSIEDLAQLIHDCKAARVRVIVKLVSSEGIGTIAVGVAKAGADVINVAGNTGGTGAAAVTSLRYAGRAAEIGLAEVHQALCANGLRKKVILRASGAHQTGRDVVVSALLGADSFEFGTAALMSIGCVMAKNCNIKCPAGLTTNPELFEGDPRAMAQYLLNVAADVREILAGLGLRSLRQARGRADLLSVIDHPAMVGTIRPDKLLAVVPESVIDEPIYYEADFRVDDALLEQVRRALVERNSGTVVTEPVHLGNRDKSVGGRLAIDLERLLNWELDAERADALTAVLHDERGRRYLAPDAVTIPTTGSAGQSYAAFCNDGLRMTHSGTCNDGVGKSMSGGTVVISSPGGGSTSAGGNVLVGNFALFGATGGRLFVEGEAGDRFAVRNSGATAVVEGLGEYGCEYMTGGAVLNLGGYGKGLANGMSGGFLYQYDPACRVDEYVSADSVILGSITGVDDPFAALHHAAVFQLVQWHADATGSRLATRLLQNWETERHYITYAMPRALVVHQDSATIMATLDRRELLDELSGAIAVDQVCALKRGARTGVPVIDGAVPAFGHTDDEATYALLAAFTVFELAREVAARRLRKSRHGTRLTANDKTVAHAARNLVLTEDFDLLGRVARYARDILAEYPAEHLAALIGAKRVTDYKQALALRNVRSMDAPATYGWLLLQDARNREVLGELTSFAELFATRAVPDIAEAMRPPAPASSTDPAAVAAPR; encoded by the coding sequence TTGCGACCCGAATCCACTGCTGCCGCGACCCTGTGGGATCCGGCGGGCGAGAAGAGCAGTTGCGGCGTCGGCTTCATCACCCGCAAGGACGGCGTGCAGAGCCACGACGTGATCACCATGGCCGCCGAGGCCCTCTGTTCGGTGCCGCACCGCGGCGGCATCAACGCCGAGGGCGTGGGCGACGGCGGCGGCGTCTCGATGGACCTCTCGCAGGCCTTCTTCCGGAAGATCACCGGTCAGCGCGACTTGCGGCTCGGCCGTTTCTGCGTCGGCAACTTCTTTCTCCCCGGCGACGACGCCGCGGCCTCGCAGGCCGCGCGCCTGATCACCTCCACGATGACCGATCGCGGCTTCACCGTCCTCGCCGACCGCGAGGTGCCGGTGGATGATTCGGCGCTGCCGCCGGCCGGACCCGCGGCCCAGCTGCCCATCCGCCAGTGGGTGTTCGCGGCCCCGGATCCGTGCCCGAGCCCGGCCGGCCTGGACCTGCTGGTCCAGGAAGCGCTGCTGCACATCGAGGCGATCGGCTACGCCGACCCGGCGCTGACCGGCCTGTACCCGCTCTCCCTGTCAGCCCGCACCCAGGTCCTCAAGGGCCGGCTCTCGTCGCACGAGGTGATCGACTATTTCGTCGATCTCGCCGACCCCGACCACGCCGTGCACACCCTGTACTTCCACACGCGCTTCTCCACCAACACCGATCCGCATCCGACGATCGCGCAACCGTTCCGCTACCTGGCCCACAACGGCGAGCTGAACACCGACAAGAAGAACCGGATCGCCCAGACCACCGCGGCCGCCGCCGCGCGGCGCACCGTCGTCCGGCCGCCCGGTCAGTCCGACAGTTCACGGCTGGACCAGACCGTCGCGACACGCGTCATCGAGGACGGCCTCGACCTGGTGACCGCGATCGTCTCGATGATGCCGCCGGCCTGGGAGAACGACCTCACCCTCTCCCCGCGCGTCCGCGCGATGTTCGAGTACTTCTCGCTCTACGAAGAGAAGAACGACGGTCCCGCGGCCGTCGTGTTCGGCGACGGCACCGTGATCGGCGCCCGCCTGGACCGGCTCGGCCTGCGCCCGCTCCGCTCGGTCGAGACCGCCGACTACCTCTGCGTCTTCTCCGAGGCGGGACAGATCGACATCGAACCGTCGACGGTCCTCTCCCGCGGCCGCGTCCGCGCGGGCGGAATGATCTACTACGACCACCGCGAACAGCGCACGTACACCACCGACGAGGTGTACGAGAAGCTCGCCGCCGCGGCCGACTACCCCGCGTTGCTCGCCGCCGCCAAGGTCGATCTCGCCGAACTGACCGGAGTCGACGGGCCCCGGCAGACCCCGCCGGCCACGACGCTCACCGATCACCAGCGCTACCGCGCGTACTACCTGGACCAGGAGAGTTTCCGCTTCTTCCTCGATCCGATGATCGAGACCGGCGGGGAACTGATCTCGGCGATGGGCTTCGGACTCGCGATCAACGCGCTGACCGATCGGGAGCCGAGCGTCGCGCGGTTCTTCAGCCAGCGGTTCGCGCAGGTGACAAACCCGCCGCTGGACAGTATTCGGGAAGCCGACGCCATGACCATGCGCGTCGCGCTCGGTGCCCGCCCGCAGGTCTTCGCCTCGGCCCGCGCGCGCGGCGACGAGTCCGCGACGTCGTGCCAGATCGTGCTCACCTCGCCGGTGATCTCCGGCGACCAGCTCGACGTCCTGACGACCCAGCGCCGGGTCCCGGTCGCCGAATTCGATGCGACGTCGCCGGTGCCGGGCGAGGCCGGCGGCGCGGCGGCGCTCTCCGCCGCCATCGAGACGCTGTGCGACGACGTGGTCGCCTTCGCCGGCGCCGCCGGCGGCATCGCGGTGCTCACCGACCGGCGTATCGGGCCGGACGCGATGGCCCTCCCCATGGTGTTCGCCGTGTCGGCCGTGAACCAGCGCCTGATCGCCGCGGGCCTGCGGTTGCGGGTGAGCATCGTCGTCGACTCCGGCCAGGTCGAATCGAGCCATCACCTGGCGCTGCTGCTCGGTTTCGGCGCGTCGGCCGTGCATCCGCACACCGTGCTGCGGCGAGCCGTCGACATGTTCGGGCCCGACGGCGCCGGCGCCGCGTTCGATCGGTGGCGCAAGGCGGCCGAGAAGTCGCTCGGCAAGACCATGGGCCGGGTCGGCCTGTGCACCGTCGAGAGCTACATCGGCGGCGAGTTCTTCGAACCCAACTTCCTCGACACCGACGACCCCGACCTGCACCGGTGGTTCGGCACCATGACCTCGCCCGCCGGTGGTGTCGGCCTGGCCCCGATCGCGGACGCCCTCGTGGCCGCCCACACCGCGGCGATGACCGGCGAGCTCACCGGCGACCGCGACCTGCCGCTGCTCGGCCTCTTCAAGGAGCGCGCCGACGGCGCCGGTCACTCGTTCGGGGCGACGGCCGTCCGCCGCTGGGAGGAGATGAACGCCGCCGGGCTCACCTACGACGGTGCCGAGCGCGATTCGCCCGACGCGGTGGGCGCCGGCGCCCCGGACGCTCTGCGGACGCTGACCCTCGCCGAACTGAACAGCGCGTTCGGGCTGACCGCGAAGGTCTACGACGGCAGCGGCTACGACCGGCTCACCGACGAGCAGATCGACGGATTCGCGATCACCGACGCCTACCGCATGTTCGCCGCCGACATCGCCGCGGCGCGTGCCGAGCGGCCGTCGACGGTCCGCGACGTGCTCGCGATCGCGCCCGCCGGGGACGCGGTACCGCTCGAGCTGGTGATGCCCGCACACGAGATCACCCCGGCGTTCGCGTCCGGCGCGATGAGCCACGGCGCCCTGGTCGCGGCGGCGCACGAGGCCGTCGCCCACGGCACCAACATGGTCGGCGCCCTCAGCAACAGCGGGGAGGGCGGCGAGCACATCTCCCGCTACGGCACCCTGCGGGCCTCGGCGATCAAACAGTTCGCCTCCGGCCGGTTCGGCATCTGGGCGGGCTACCTGGCCGATCCGAACCTGCGGGAACTGGAGATCAAGATCGGCCAGGGCGCCAAGCCCGGCGAGGGCGGTCAGCTGCCGGCGGCCAAGGTGACGGTGGAGATCGCCGCGGCCCGCGGCGGCACCCCGGGTGTCGAGCTGATCTCGCCGCCCCCGCACCACGACACCTACTCGATCGAGGACCTGGCCCAGCTGATCCACGACTGCAAGGCCGCCCGCGTGCGCGTGATCGTGAAGCTGGTCTCATCGGAGGGCATCGGCACGATCGCCGTCGGCGTGGCGAAGGCCGGCGCCGACGTCATCAACGTGGCGGGCAACACCGGTGGCACCGGTGCCGCCGCGGTCACCAGCCTGCGATACGCCGGCCGGGCCGCCGAGATCGGCCTCGCCGAGGTGCATCAGGCGTTGTGCGCCAACGGATTGCGGAAGAAGGTGATCCTGCGCGCGTCGGGGGCGCACCAGACGGGCCGCGATGTCGTCGTCTCGGCTCTGCTCGGCGCCGACAGCTTCGAGTTCGGCACCGCCGCGCTCATGTCGATCGGCTGCGTGATGGCCAAGAACTGCAACATCAAGTGCCCGGCCGGCCTCACCACCAATCCCGAACTCTTCGAGGGCGATCCGCGCGCGATGGCGCAGTACCTGCTGAACGTGGCCGCCGATGTCCGCGAGATCCTCGCGGGCCTTGGGCTGCGCAGCCTCCGTCAGGCCCGCGGCCGAGCCGACCTGCTCAGCGTGATCGACCATCCCGCGATGGTCGGCACCATTCGCCCGGACAAGCTGCTCGCCGTCGTTCCCGAGTCGGTGATCGACGAGCCGATCTACTACGAGGCCGACTTCCGCGTCGACGACGCGCTCCTCGAGCAGGTCCGCCGCGCCCTCGTCGAGCGGAATTCCGGCACCGTCGTCACCGAGCCCGTACACCTGGGCAACCGCGACAAGAGCGTCGGCGGCCGGCTGGCGATCGACCTCGAACGCCTCCTCAACTGGGAACTCGACGCCGAACGGGCCGACGCCCTGACCGCCGTGCTGCACGACGAGCGCGGGCGGCGCTACCTCGCACCCGACGCGGTGACGATCCCGACGACGGGTTCGGCGGGACAGTCGTACGCCGCCTTCTGCAACGACGGCCTGCGCATGACGCACAGCGGCACCTGCAACGACGGCGTCGGCAAGTCGATGTCCGGCGGCACCGTGGTGATCTCGTCACCCGGCGGCGGTTCGACGTCGGCCGGCGGAAACGTGCTGGTGGGCAACTTCGCGCTCTTCGGCGCGACCGGCGGGCGGCTGTTCGTCGAAGGTGAGGCCGGCGACCGCTTCGCCGTGCGGAACTCCGGAGCGACCGCCGTGGTCGAGGGGCTCGGCGAGTACGGCTGCGAGTACATGACCGGCGGGGCCGTGCTCAATCTCGGCGGCTACGGCAAGGGCCTGGCCAACGGGATGAGCGGCGGCTTCCTCTACCAGTACGACCCCGCGTGCCGCGTGGACGAGTATGTCAGCGCCGACTCGGTCATCCTCGGCTCGATCACCGGTGTCGACGACCCGTTCGCGGCGCTGCACCACGCCGCGGTGTTCCAGCTCGTGCAGTGGCACGCCGACGCGACCGGCTCGCGGCTCGCGACACGCCTCCTCCAGAACTGGGAGACCGAACGGCACTACATCACCTACGCGATGCCGAGAGCGCTCGTCGTGCACCAGGATTCGGCGACGATCATGGCGACGCTGGATCGTCGCGAGCTGCTCGACGAACTGTCCGGCGCCATCGCCGTCGACCAGGTCTGCGCACTCAAGCGCGGCGCCCGGACCGGGGTCCCGGTGATCGACGGCGCCGTGCCCGCGTTCGGGCACACCGACGACGAGGCCACCTACGCTCTCCTCGCCGCCTTCACCGTGTTCGAGCTCGCCCGGGAGGTGGCCGCGCGGCGCCTGCGCAAGTCGCGGCACGGCACCCGCCTGACGGCGAACGACAAGACCGTCGCACATGCGGCCCGCAATCTGGTCCTGACCGAGGACTTCGATCTGCTCGGCCGGGTGGCCCGGTACGCGCGGGACATCCTGGCCGAGTACCCGGCCGAGCATCTCGCGGCGCTCATCGGCGCCAAACGGGTCACCGACTACAAGCAGGCGCTCGCGCTGCGCAACGTCCGGTCGATGGACGCGCCGGCGACCTACGGCTGGCTCCTGTTGCAGGACGCGCGGAACCGGGAAGTGCTCGGCGAACTCACGAGCTTCGCCGAACTGTTCGCCACCCGCGCCGTACCCGACATCGCCGAGGCCATGCGCCCTCCCGCGCCGGCCTCGTCCACCGACCCCGCGGCTGTCGCCGCCCCGAGGTAG
- the rpmE gene encoding 50S ribosomal protein L31, whose amino-acid sequence MKQQIHPEYVATTVVCGCGNTFETRSTEKDGRINVEVCSQCHPFYTGKQKILDTGGRVARFEKRYGKRQK is encoded by the coding sequence ATGAAGCAGCAGATTCATCCCGAGTACGTGGCGACGACCGTCGTCTGCGGTTGCGGTAACACCTTCGAGACCCGGAGCACCGAGAAGGACGGACGGATCAACGTCGAAGTCTGCTCGCAGTGCCACCCGTTCTACACCGGTAAGCAGAAGATTCTCGACACCGGCGGCCGCGTGGCCCGCTTCGAGAAGCGGTACGGCAAGCGCCAGAAGTAG
- the prfA gene encoding peptide chain release factor 1, with protein MSRQATAIDDVLAEHAGLEQQLSDPALHDDPANARRVGKRFAELAPVMATYTKLTAARDDLEAARELAEADPAFAEEVPGLEETVAELDAALTDLLAPRDPHDGDDVVLEVKSGAGGEESALFAADLVRMYLKYCEKRGWKTTVLGVTESDLGGYKDVTLSIKAREASRDGVWSRLKFEGGVHRVQRVPVTESQGRIHTSAAGVLIYPEPDEVAEVAIDENDLRVDVYRSSGKGGQGVNTTDSAVRLTHLPTGIVVTCQNERSQLQNKARAMQVLAARLQAAAEEEAAAEAAAGRAAQIRTVDRSERIRTYNFPENRITDHRIGYKANNLDAVLAGDMDALLGALVEADKQARLEQ; from the coding sequence GTGAGCAGGCAGGCAACCGCGATCGACGACGTCCTCGCCGAGCACGCCGGTCTCGAGCAGCAGCTGTCCGATCCGGCGCTGCACGACGATCCGGCCAACGCCCGCCGCGTGGGCAAGCGCTTCGCCGAACTCGCGCCGGTGATGGCCACGTACACCAAGCTGACCGCGGCCCGCGACGACCTCGAAGCCGCGCGTGAACTGGCCGAGGCCGACCCGGCGTTCGCCGAGGAGGTCCCCGGGCTGGAGGAGACCGTCGCCGAACTCGACGCCGCTCTGACCGACCTGCTGGCCCCGCGCGACCCGCACGACGGCGACGACGTGGTGCTGGAGGTCAAGTCGGGTGCCGGCGGCGAGGAATCGGCGCTGTTCGCCGCCGACCTGGTCCGCATGTACCTCAAGTACTGCGAGAAGCGCGGCTGGAAGACCACCGTCCTCGGCGTCACCGAGTCCGACCTCGGCGGCTACAAGGATGTGACCCTCTCCATCAAGGCGCGCGAGGCGAGCCGGGACGGGGTCTGGTCGCGCCTGAAGTTCGAGGGCGGTGTGCACCGAGTGCAGCGCGTGCCGGTCACCGAATCGCAGGGGCGTATCCACACCTCCGCGGCCGGTGTGCTGATCTATCCCGAACCCGACGAGGTGGCCGAGGTCGCCATCGACGAGAACGACCTGCGCGTGGACGTCTACCGCAGCTCCGGCAAGGGCGGCCAGGGCGTCAACACCACCGACTCGGCGGTCCGCCTCACCCACCTGCCGACCGGCATCGTCGTGACCTGCCAGAACGAGCGTTCCCAGCTGCAGAACAAGGCCCGCGCCATGCAGGTGCTGGCCGCCCGGCTGCAAGCCGCCGCCGAGGAGGAGGCCGCGGCCGAGGCCGCCGCCGGCCGCGCCGCGCAGATCCGCACCGTCGACCGCTCCGAACGCATCCGGACCTACAACTTCCCGGAGAATCGCATTACCGATCACCGCATCGGCTACAAGGCCAACAACCTCGACGCGGTCCTGGCCGGCGACATGGACGCGTTGCTCGGCGCCCTGGTCGAGGCCGACAAGCAGGCCCGCCTGGAGCAGTGA
- the prmC gene encoding peptide chain release factor N(5)-glutamine methyltransferase, whose protein sequence is MNGSVISASALRAAGTATLARAGIDCAAVDAAWLLAHVLGTQPGRLLLIDDVDAARRAEYEALIARRAERIPLQHLTATAHFAGVELAVGPGVFIPRPETELLVEWAAGICAREHFGAQTIRIADLCSGSGALALAIATAVPRARVIAVERSPEALAYLRRNVAAQPGGVSERVRVVAGDVTDPGVWELIGPCEVIVSNPPYVPASSLVSPEVGHDPAEAVFSGESGMDVITAMVPLIAGSLVPGGTVAIEHDDTTGGRTRDVFGADGAFTEVVGHDDLAGRPRYVTARRRPVTAVQGWNA, encoded by the coding sequence GTGAACGGCTCCGTGATCTCCGCCTCGGCGCTGCGCGCGGCCGGGACGGCCACCCTCGCGCGGGCCGGTATCGACTGTGCCGCGGTCGACGCCGCCTGGCTGCTGGCCCACGTGCTCGGCACGCAGCCCGGGCGGCTGCTGCTGATCGACGACGTCGACGCCGCCCGGCGCGCCGAGTACGAGGCCCTGATCGCGCGCCGCGCCGAGCGCATCCCGCTGCAACATCTGACGGCGACCGCGCACTTCGCCGGCGTCGAACTCGCCGTCGGGCCCGGGGTGTTCATCCCGCGCCCGGAGACCGAACTGCTGGTCGAGTGGGCCGCCGGGATCTGCGCACGCGAGCACTTCGGGGCCCAGACGATCCGCATCGCCGACCTCTGTTCGGGGAGCGGGGCGCTGGCGCTGGCGATCGCCACCGCGGTGCCGCGGGCGCGGGTGATCGCCGTCGAACGGTCGCCGGAGGCGCTGGCGTATCTGCGGCGCAACGTGGCCGCGCAGCCCGGCGGCGTGTCCGAGCGGGTGCGTGTCGTCGCCGGCGATGTCACCGATCCCGGGGTCTGGGAACTGATCGGGCCTTGCGAGGTGATCGTCAGCAATCCGCCCTATGTCCCCGCATCGTCGCTGGTGTCGCCGGAGGTCGGTCACGACCCGGCCGAGGCCGTCTTCTCGGGGGAGAGCGGCATGGACGTGATCACCGCGATGGTTCCGCTGATCGCGGGGTCCCTGGTGCCCGGCGGCACGGTCGCCATCGAGCACGACGACACCACCGGCGGGCGTACCCGGGACGTCTTCGGGGCCGATGGCGCCTTCACCGAGGTCGTCGGCCACGACGATCTGGCCGGCCGCCCCCGATACGTCACCGCGCGACGACGCCCGGTGACCGCCGTGCAAGGATGGAACGCGTGA
- a CDS encoding L-threonylcarbamoyladenylate synthase → MSAVYDCSDPDERAAGLHAAVGAARGGRLVVLPTDTLYGIGCDAFDAEAVASLLAAKGRGRDMPVPVLVGSWHTVDGLVQRVSPQARALVQSFWPGGLSIVVEQAPSLAWDLGDADGTVMLRMPLHPVAIEVLREVGPMAVSSANVSGGTPSSTVAQARDQLGDSVAVYLDGGPAEHAVASTIVDLTGEIPQVLREGAVSIDEIADVLDLPVADLRPAKDDAR, encoded by the coding sequence GTGAGCGCCGTCTACGACTGCAGTGACCCGGACGAACGAGCAGCCGGATTGCACGCGGCGGTCGGCGCCGCGCGCGGCGGTCGCCTGGTGGTCCTGCCGACCGACACCCTCTACGGCATCGGCTGCGATGCGTTCGACGCCGAGGCGGTCGCCTCGCTCCTCGCCGCGAAAGGCCGCGGTCGTGACATGCCGGTGCCGGTCCTGGTCGGCTCCTGGCACACCGTCGACGGCCTGGTGCAGCGCGTCAGCCCGCAGGCCCGCGCGCTGGTCCAGTCGTTCTGGCCCGGGGGCCTGAGCATCGTCGTCGAGCAGGCGCCGTCGCTGGCGTGGGATCTGGGCGACGCCGACGGCACCGTGATGCTGCGCATGCCGTTGCACCCGGTCGCCATCGAGGTGCTCCGCGAGGTCGGACCGATGGCCGTGTCCAGCGCGAACGTGTCGGGCGGCACGCCGTCGTCGACCGTGGCGCAGGCCCGCGACCAGCTCGGCGACTCGGTGGCGGTGTACCTCGACGGCGGGCCCGCCGAGCACGCGGTCGCGTCGACCATCGTCGATCTGACCGGCGAGATCCCGCAGGTGCTGCGTGAGGGCGCGGTCTCGATCGACGAGATCGCCGACGTGCTCGACCTGCCCGTCGCCGACCTGCGCCCCGCGAAGGACGACGCGCGGTGA
- the glyA gene encoding serine hydroxymethyltransferase: MTGANPNDPLAAADPAMAALIDREQQRRRRGLPLLAAESVATPAVRAAVGSVLADKYAEGYPGRRYHAGCEVVDEVEELALARARDLFGADYANVQPLSWVLANLAVLAAFAQPGDPLLSLSLRHGGHQTHGSRANSSGRWFTVVNYGVREDTEQIDYEKMHELAMIHRPRILVAGGTSYARTWDYARLRAIADEAGCILWVDAAHLAGLVAGGVLESPVPYADVVTVATNKVIRGPRGGLLLAREEHGGVLDRAVFPFLQGAPPMHAIGAKAVTFAETATPGYRDYASSVADSARALASELADRGLRPVAGGTDTHLGIVEVTALGITGREAAVRLAASGIYVDKAVTPFDPAPVAQGSAIRFGTAAAVAEGLTSADAPAVADLMVAAMRTPADDHARHEALAQQVAALGAR; this comes from the coding sequence GTGACCGGAGCGAACCCGAACGACCCGCTGGCCGCCGCCGATCCGGCGATGGCCGCCCTGATCGACCGCGAACAGCAGCGGCGCCGCCGCGGGCTGCCACTGCTGGCCGCCGAATCGGTCGCCACCCCGGCGGTGCGCGCCGCCGTCGGCTCGGTGCTGGCCGACAAGTACGCCGAGGGTTACCCGGGGCGCCGCTACCACGCCGGCTGCGAGGTGGTCGACGAGGTGGAGGAGCTGGCGCTGGCGCGGGCCCGCGACCTGTTCGGCGCCGACTACGCCAACGTGCAACCGCTGTCCTGGGTGCTGGCGAACCTGGCCGTCCTGGCCGCGTTCGCCCAGCCCGGCGACCCGCTGCTGTCGCTCAGCCTGCGGCACGGCGGCCACCAGACGCACGGCTCGCGCGCCAACTCCTCGGGCCGCTGGTTCACCGTGGTGAACTACGGCGTCCGCGAGGACACCGAACAGATCGACTACGAGAAGATGCACGAGCTGGCGATGATCCACCGCCCGCGCATCCTGGTGGCCGGCGGCACGTCGTACGCGCGGACCTGGGACTACGCCCGGCTGCGGGCCATCGCCGACGAGGCCGGCTGCATCCTCTGGGTCGACGCCGCCCACCTGGCCGGACTGGTGGCCGGGGGAGTGCTCGAGTCTCCCGTGCCCTACGCCGACGTGGTGACGGTCGCGACCAACAAGGTGATCCGCGGACCGCGCGGCGGCCTGCTGCTGGCCCGCGAAGAACACGGCGGGGTCCTGGACCGCGCCGTGTTCCCGTTCCTGCAGGGCGCGCCGCCGATGCACGCCATCGGCGCCAAGGCCGTCACCTTCGCCGAGACCGCGACCCCCGGCTACCGGGACTACGCGTCGTCGGTCGCGGACTCCGCGCGCGCCCTGGCGAGCGAACTCGCCGACCGCGGACTGCGGCCCGTCGCCGGCGGCACCGACACCCACCTCGGCATCGTCGAGGTCACCGCGCTGGGCATCACCGGGCGCGAGGCCGCGGTCCGGCTCGCCGCCTCGGGCATCTACGTCGACAAGGCCGTCACCCCGTTCGATCCGGCGCCCGTCGCGCAGGGCTCGGCGATCCGCTTCGGCACGGCCGCGGCCGTCGCCGAGGGCCTGACCTCCGCGGATGCGCCGGCCGTCGCCGACCTGATGGTCGCCGCGATGCGCACCCCGGCCGACGATCACGCGCGACACGAGGCGCTGGCGCAGCAGGTCGCGGCGCTCGGTGCTCGGTAG
- a CDS encoding MraY family glycosyltransferase, whose protein sequence is MTGPGSGVGLLALDAVGGAGVPLRELGLVALTATGITYLLTSLVRVFAVRAGAVAVPRERDVHVIPTPRLGGVGMYAGVVCAVTLASQLPALNRGFAYSHDMIAVVTAGLVIVLVGVIDDRWGLDALTKFVGQLTAAGVLVVMGVSWNSLYVPFAGIQTVVLDPLQAGLLTVLITVTTINAMNFVDGLDGLAAGLGLIAASAILIFSLGLLHDQGGDVSYYPPALITAALAGACLGFLPHNFSPARIFMGDSGAMLLGLMLAAAATSASGRPARSAYGTADLFTLLSPLVLVAAVMFIPILDMVMAVIRRTRAGVGFYTPDKMHLHHRLLELGHSQRRVALLIYLWVGVLAFSVAACTLFSPLTVAPFFAAGLLIALTATFAPRIRRRRLASR, encoded by the coding sequence GTGACTGGACCCGGAAGCGGCGTGGGGCTGCTCGCGCTCGACGCTGTCGGGGGCGCCGGTGTACCGCTGCGCGAACTCGGTCTCGTCGCCCTCACCGCCACCGGGATCACCTACCTGCTCACCTCCCTGGTCCGCGTCTTCGCGGTGCGGGCCGGCGCGGTCGCCGTCCCGCGCGAACGCGACGTCCACGTGATCCCCACCCCGCGGCTCGGCGGCGTCGGCATGTACGCCGGGGTGGTCTGCGCGGTCACCCTGGCCTCACAGCTGCCCGCCCTGAACCGCGGCTTCGCCTACTCGCACGACATGATCGCGGTGGTCACCGCGGGCCTGGTGATCGTGCTGGTCGGCGTGATCGACGACCGGTGGGGGCTGGACGCGCTGACCAAGTTCGTCGGTCAGCTCACCGCGGCCGGAGTCCTGGTGGTGATGGGCGTCAGCTGGAATTCGCTGTACGTGCCGTTCGCCGGGATTCAGACGGTGGTGCTCGACCCGCTGCAAGCGGGACTGCTGACCGTCCTCATCACCGTCACCACCATCAACGCGATGAACTTCGTCGACGGGCTCGACGGCCTGGCCGCCGGGCTCGGCCTGATCGCGGCCAGCGCGATCCTGATCTTCTCGCTCGGCCTGCTGCACGATCAGGGCGGCGACGTCAGCTACTACCCGCCCGCGCTGATCACCGCCGCGCTCGCCGGGGCGTGCCTGGGCTTCCTGCCGCACAACTTCTCGCCGGCCCGGATCTTCATGGGCGACTCCGGGGCGATGCTCCTCGGACTGATGCTGGCCGCGGCGGCGACGAGTGCGTCCGGCCGCCCGGCGCGCAGCGCCTACGGCACCGCGGACCTGTTCACGCTGCTCTCGCCGCTGGTGCTGGTGGCCGCCGTGATGTTCATCCCGATACTCGACATGGTGATGGCGGTGATCCGCCGCACCCGCGCGGGCGTCGGCTTCTACACGCCCGACAAGATGCATCTGCACCACCGGCTGCTCGAACTCGGGCACTCGCAGCGGCGCGTCGCCCTGCTCATCTACCTGTGGGTCGGGGTGCTGGCGTTCTCGGTGGCCGCGTGCACGCTGTTCTCCCCGCTGACCGTGGCACCGTTCTTCGCCGCCGGTCTGCTGATCGCCCTGACGGCGACCTTCGCGCCCCGGATCCGGCGGCGCCGACTCGCCAGCCGCTAG